TGCCGAGCAGTGGGATGCAGCTGAGGCATCTGGCACCATCGCTGAGACGATACCTGTTAATCACATGGGAAATTTCTTGCCCGATTTTTCTCCCACAGTTAAAGCTGCTCAGGAAGCCGGGTTGATTGCCGTGTTGGCGTATCTAAGTGGTCCCTAGGGTTTATCTGTTTTAGGATTACTGCCGAATCGAACATTGTGGGGCACCAATGAAAGCGCTGATTGCGCTTCGGTGCCTGGCGATACGGTAATAAATAGCAGACCACAGTGGCGATAGCAGCGGAATGGTCAGCGTGAAACCTGAAAGCCGTACACCTGCATTTCGGCCATGCGTGCGTAGTATTGCCCCTATCGCCTGGTGCGCGACAAAGAGTGTGCCACCACAGTAGGCCACCACATGGTCGGTTATTTCGCGTCGCACTCGAAGATCGCAGTCGGTCCATTCTGGGTGGGCGGGGCGAATGTTCACCGAATTTGTGGTTAATCTCCCTAGAAGGTGGCTGGCACGCTCGCAAAAGCCACAATCGGCGTCGTAAAACAGGACATCGTCCGAATCTACCAAGGTGGCCCCTTCCCTGCTGGATCTAGGCTACGTAAATTACTTACACTCTTTGAGCAACCATCCACTGCTCGTTGGTCTGGTATTAAAACGGTGACCGAATCCCGAGTTTACGGATTAAAGCTACGATGCCTGCGATTACCACCATGACCGCTGCAAAAATGCCAACGCCTTTGGCTATCATCTGATCTTTTTCGGAAGAACCCTGCCCAGGGTTTTCTGGCTGTGGTTTGGGGGAAGTATTTCCGTCTGGGGTCTTATTCTCTTTTTCTTCCGGCATCGCAGGATTAGCTGGCGATACTACTGGCGCTTCGGCACCGGTTTGCGCAATAGCTGCAGGCGGTTGTGCTGCCGCCGGGATTGCCTGACTAGTTGCAACAGCAAGGCTGAGCATGGCTGCTGCGATATAGCGGTTTTTCATTTGCTCTCTTTCTCGCATTTTTTTAAAGCTTATTTGATTTTAATGCACACTTAGGTTCAATTGAATCCCCAAGTCAGCGTCGTATTTTTGACTCTCAACGGAAAAATACGCCCAGCTACCGGGCCATCCCGCTCAGCCTTTAAGTCATTTTTTAATAAAACATTCACATTCTTCAATATTTAGCTCTTCTTTATTTAGAAATGAAGTCTTCGCAACACACCAGAGACGGAAATTCACCAACATGGACGCAGCAAAATCCCTGCATAGAATACAATTATGTACTAAAACTTGCACTTTTTCTACATAAATAGCTATGCTCACGATTGTAAGATTTTCCTAAGCTTTAAATAAGGGGATTATTGGAACATGTCTAAGTTCTCCCGCATTTTCACCGCAGTCACCTGCGCTACCGCAGTAACCGCTTCCGGCGTCATCCCAGCTTTCGCAGCTGAAGGTGTAGCAAGCCCAATCACCCTCACTGGCACAGTTGAAGGTGCCAAGTGCACCATCGCTGCCTCCGATGCGGATGCAGCAAAACTGTCTGAGTTCAAGAACAAGTACGTTGAAGGCATCGAAGCTGGCATCACCGCAGCGAAAGAAAAGTTCGGCCTTTCCGAGGAGAACTACACCAAGTTCATTGGCGCTACCAAAGACCAGCCAGCATACACCGAAGTAGCTAAGGTCATTAAAGAAAAAGACGACAAGCTCACTGACGCTGAGGTCGAGAAACTGCACGCAGCTCTCGTAGCCGCAAGCAAGCTTGTTGCAGCTAAGGACCAGGAAGGCTTCGCTGAGGGCATCAAGTCCACCTTCACCAAGGCAGCCGCCGACAAGTCCACCGAGGTTGAAAAGATCGACGCTGCTATCGCAGCTATCAAAGCTGACGCTGCTGCTGCCAAGACCGAGAAGCTCGCAGTAATCGAAACCCCACTGGCTTTGGTTCCAGAAACCATCAACGCCGAGGTGATCAGCGCACTCGAAACCTGCAAGGGTGACAAGAAGGACAAGCAAAGCGGTTCCAGCAAGGCCAAGGGCAAGCTTGATGAGCTTAGCTCCATCATCAAGGACAAGGACAAGTCCAACTTAGGTGAGAAGCTACTCAACTACTTCTCTTCCATTGCTGCAGCCATCGGCCTAGGCAAGGTATTCGAGAAGATCGTTGAATTCTTCAAGAAGATCAAGGACTCCTTCAAGGCATAATTCTTCCCTACGCCATATTTTTCTTCCGCTTCCAGCCTCCTTTGACATCCCATCAAAGGAGGCTCGTTGTATCTATACATAAAATCAAGCGTCGAAAAGCATGCATTCTACAAACCCGAATAACCGTTTTAACACTCGAACGGTTAGACTGGTTCCCCGAGAAACTTAAATAACAAAAGTTTTTACTGTCTATCTTCAGGAGATTTCACTCGAATATGAGCGTTTCTAACCAGCTCCCCGAGCTACAATCCACCGTCAGCGGGCATGTCCGCGCGGCTTCTGGCGTAAGCCCCGAATCTGCGACCGACCGGAAATTCTGGTTCGGACTTTCCGCATCCGTGATGGAACAAATCGCGGATAACTGGGAGAAAACCACCAAGGCATACAACGCCACCCGGCAACAGCATTACTTCTCTGCCGAATTTCTCATGGGCCGCGCCCTTCTTAACAACCTGACCAACCTTGGCTTGGTGGAACAAGCCGAAGCCGCTACCCGTGCCAACGGACACGAACTCTCCGACGTTCTCGACGCTGAAAACGACGCAGCGCTTGGCAACGGTGGTCTCGGACGCCTCGCAGCCTGTTTTCTTGATTCTGCGGTGACTCAAGACTACCCAGTCACCGGCTACGGCATTCTGTATCGTTACGGATTGTTCAAGCAGATCTTTTCGGACGGCTTCCAAACCGAAGAACCCGACGCTTGGAAAGAAGACGGCTACCCGTTTGTCATCCGGCGGGAAGACCAACAACGCATCGTGCACTTTGATGACATGACCGTGCGCGCCACCCCATACGACATGCCGATTACCGGCTATGGAACCAACAACGTGGGTACCTTGCGTTTGTGGAAAGCAGAACCCATGGCCGAGTTTGACTACGACGCCTTTAACTCCCAACGCTTCACCGACGCCATTGTGGAACGCGAAGCCGTCATGGACCTGTGCCGGGTGCTTTATCCAAACGACACCACCTATGCCGGAAAAGTGCTTCGCGTTCGGCAACAATATTTCTTTGTTTCCGCATCCTTGCAAGCGATGATCGACAATTACATCGCTCACCACGGCGAAGATTTGAGCGATTTCGGAAAATACAATTCGATTCAGCTCAACGATACCCACCCAGTTTTGGCAATTCCGGAGCTCATGCGGTTGCTTCTCGACGAGCACGGCATGACCTGGGAGGCTGCTTGGAAGATCGTCACCGAGACCTTTGCCTACACCAACCACACCGTTTTGGCTGAAGCGTTGGAACAATGGTCCTGCTCCATTTTCCAGCAACTTTTCCATCGCGTCTTCGAAATCGTCGTGGAAATCGATCGCCGATTCCGCGAGGAACTAGCCGAACTTAACATCAACCCCGATCAAATTCACTACATGTCGCCAGTGCGCGACGGCGTGGTGCACATGGC
The nucleotide sequence above comes from Corynebacterium mustelae. Encoded proteins:
- a CDS encoding DCC1-like thiol-disulfide oxidoreductase family protein, with amino-acid sequence MVDSDDVLFYDADCGFCERASHLLGRLTTNSVNIRPAHPEWTDCDLRVRREITDHVVAYCGGTLFVAHQAIGAILRTHGRNAGVRLSGFTLTIPLLSPLWSAIYYRIARHRSAISAFIGAPQCSIRQ
- a CDS encoding glycogen/starch/alpha-glucan phosphorylase codes for the protein MSVSNQLPELQSTVSGHVRAASGVSPESATDRKFWFGLSASVMEQIADNWEKTTKAYNATRQQHYFSAEFLMGRALLNNLTNLGLVEQAEAATRANGHELSDVLDAENDAALGNGGLGRLAACFLDSAVTQDYPVTGYGILYRYGLFKQIFSDGFQTEEPDAWKEDGYPFVIRREDQQRIVHFDDMTVRATPYDMPITGYGTNNVGTLRLWKAEPMAEFDYDAFNSQRFTDAIVEREAVMDLCRVLYPNDTTYAGKVLRVRQQYFFVSASLQAMIDNYIAHHGEDLSDFGKYNSIQLNDTHPVLAIPELMRLLLDEHGMTWEAAWKIVTETFAYTNHTVLAEALEQWSCSIFQQLFHRVFEIVVEIDRRFREELAELNINPDQIHYMSPVRDGVVHMAWIACYAAYSINGVAALHTEIIKADTLKEWYGIWPEKFNNKTNGVTPRRWLKMCNPRLSELLTRLSGSDSWVTNLDELKKLRDYVTDDAVMQELLDIKDANKVDFAGWIKDRQGISIDPTSIYDVQIKRLHEYKRQLMNAFYVLDLYFRIKVDGEANVPPRTFIFGAKAAPGYVRAKAIIKLINAIGDLVNNDPVVSQKLRVVFVENYNVSPAEHIIPAADVSEQISTAGKEASGTSNMKFMMNGALTLGTLDGANVEIVDSVGDDNAYIFGAKVEELPELRAHYNPHHHYETVPGLKRVLDALVDGTLHDNHSGMFHDLRCSLLDGGGWETPDVYYVLGDFAAFRETRDKMARDFYNDRLGWARKCWINICESGRFSSDRTIGDYAREVWKLEATKI